The region AGCTTTGAGCCTGACGCGCAGGTCCCGCTCATGCTCGTATCGGTGCAGCAAATCCAATTGGTAGACCAAGACGGCTCCGAGCGCGAACCGAGCGGTGTTGAGCAGCCCCTTCGTGGGTACCTGCGCGTTACCGTCTAAGATGCCCTTGAACTGCTCGTCGAAGTTCTCGATCGCCCGAGAACGCAGCTCATGGAAGATGCGCCTAACCTCCACTCCCGCGTCGGTGTGCGGGTAGGAACCCCGCTTGGGCGGTAACCAAGAACCGCCCGTCTCGGAGGCAGGATTCCCTCAAGTCCTCGGCGTCGTAGTGGGTGTCCCCGAGCACGAAGCGCGCCTCCTGGGGCAGTTCCTCGATCAGGGACGGAGCCACCCGGTTGTCCGCGGCGTTCGCCGGGGTGAGCCGGGCGGCCAGCGGGATCCACACCGCGGCCACCGTCACCGCCAAGTGCAGAGCTTCCACCCGTAGAGACCCACCCGTGCCAGCCGGACTTGCCCCAATGGCCCTCGGTGTCGATGGAGGAACGAGGCACCACCCCGGCCTCCCGGTCCTTCTTGTGCCATTCCCCGCCCTTGGCCCTGAGCACCGTTGAGTCGAAGGCCACAGCTCGCCCGCAGCTTTCCCAGGGCTTGAGCAACTCCACCAGGTGACGCCCCAAGCAGCCGATCTGCTCGGGCAACGTCTCGGGTAAGGCCTTGCCGAGCCTCCGCTCGAAGGTGCGCCGGCAGGGGAAGCGTCCTCCCTCTTTTAGGAGTTCGCGTACGCTACTCATCTCGGGGGTGGGCTCCTCGAGCACCGCAAGCAGTTCGCCCACCTTGTGCAGGCGCCTGACGATCATGATTACTAACGCTTTGAGGAAGAGCTGCTCGGGATAAACGACGGGCCGCCCGCGAGGGCGGCAGGTAGGCGGTGGGGCGGGGTGGGGATGCGCTCGACCAAGCGAAGGAGTTGGACAAGAACGCCATCTTGACCGATCATGAGGGTGCCTCCGAGAAGA is a window of Rubrobacter xylanophilus DSM 9941 DNA encoding:
- a CDS encoding transposase; amino-acid sequence: MEALHLAVTVAAVWIPLAARLTPANAADNRVAPSLIEELPQEARFVLGDTHYDAEDLRESCLRDGRFLVTAQAGFLPAHRRGSGG